GTGCCCGCCTGTGCCGACACCGCTGATCAGCACATCGATCGGCCGATCGGCGAAATCCCGACGGATTTCTTCCGCAGTCGTCTTTGCGTGAGTTGCGATATTGGCGGGATTTTCGAACTGTTGGGGCATCCAGGCATTCGGTGTTTTTGCCAATAGCTCCAATGCGCGTTCAATCGCGGCCTTCATCCCGCCTTCACGCGGGGTCAGATCGAATTCAGCGCCATAGGCAAGCATCAGGCGACGGCGTTCGATCGACATCGATTCAGGTATGACCAGTATCAGGCGATAGCCTTTCACCGCAGCGACCATGGCAAGGCCGACGCCGGTGTTACCCGACGTCGGCTCGATGATCGTGCCGCCGGGCGCCAACTCGCCACTCGCCTCGGCCGCTTCGATCATAGCCAGCGCAATACGATCCTTGATCGATCCGCCGGGATTCGATCGTTCCGCCTTCACCCAAACGTCATGATCGGGAAACAATCGTGACAGGCGGATATGCGGGGTATTGCCAATTGCATCGAGTATCGAATTTGCTTTCATCGGCCGATTTCCAGTCGGGTTTCGTGTGGTGTCAGAAGGTCGACATTGCCGCCCGCGATCAACGGGGGGCGGGGGGCAACAGCAGCGGTCAGGCGTTCCAGCAGATACCGTCCGTAAGGCCAGTTCCCGATATCGGAATCCGCGTTGATGTGGCCCAGATGCCCGACATCGACAAGGCGGCTGCCCCAGATCCGCGCGAGCCGTTTGGCATGACCATACGCGATATACGGATCGTTCTGAC
This genomic window from Caenibius tardaugens NBRC 16725 contains:
- the cysK gene encoding cysteine synthase A, with protein sequence MKANSILDAIGNTPHIRLSRLFPDHDVWVKAERSNPGGSIKDRIALAMIEAAEASGELAPGGTIIEPTSGNTGVGLAMVAAVKGYRLILVIPESMSIERRRLMLAYGAEFDLTPREGGMKAAIERALELLAKTPNAWMPQQFENPANIATHAKTTAEEIRRDFADRPIDVLISGVGTGGHLTGVAEALKKVWPDLKAFAVEPTLSPVISGGKPGPHPIQGIGAGFVPANLHTQILDGVIQVDPADAKDWARRSATTEGLLVGISSGATLAAIRQHLPNLPADARILGFNYDTGERYLSVPDFLPEEG